In Cinclus cinclus chromosome 1, bCinCin1.1, whole genome shotgun sequence, the sequence tttcccctaaTTCTCAGGAAGGGGGGAAAATTGTGGAAAGAAGCCTAAACTCTCTTGAATAGTCCATTAAATATGATTTATGGTGGAGCTGTTAGCCTGATGTTTAAATGgttcctcttttttattttccacaggTCTTTGCCCTCACCATGCCAAAGAGTGTTAATGATGTGCTCCCTCTCCATTGCATTCCCCACCTGTCATCCTGCTAGGATCTAAGTACAGAATGAACATAGCAGCTGTGTTCAATGCCCTGCTTGTGTCCATCCTCgctgctgtgctgtggaaatACATCAAACTGTGTGATCATGCTGCCATGGTGGAGGAGGAGTTGGTCCTCATGCGCCAGTCTCAGGAACTTTCTGAGGCTCAGATTGACTaccatgcagctctgcaggccCTGGTGGAGAACGGTACCAGGATGGTGTGCACTGGCAGGATGCACACCGACCGCATCTGCCGCTTTGAGTCCCTCTGCTACTCTACTGAGGCTGAGGAGTTTGTCTACTTTCACAGCAACTCCTCCGTCATGCTGCCCAACCTGGGCTCCCGGAGGttccagccagctctgctcgACCTCTCCTCTGTGGAAGATCACAACACCCAGTACTTCAACTTTGtggagctgccagctgctgcGCTGAAATTTATGCCAAAGCCGGTCTTTGTGCCTGATGTGGCGCTGATTGCCAACAGGTTCAACCCAGACAACCTGATGCACGTCTTTCATGACGACCTCCTCCCCATTTATTACACCATGCAGCAGTTCTCTGACTTAGATATGGAGGCGCGGCTCTTCTTCATGGAAGGGTGGAGTGAAGGTGTTCACTTTGACCTCTACAAGTTACTGAGTAACAAGCAGCCCCTCCTCAGGGAGGAGCTTAAAACCCTGGGTAGGCTCCTCTGCTTTACCAAATCCTATGTGGGACTATCCAAAATCACCACTTGGTACCAGTATGGATTTGTCCAGCCACAAGGACCAAAGGCTAACATCTTGGTTTCTGGTAATGAGATCAGGCAGTTCACCAAATTCGTGATGCAGAAATTGAACATCAGCTTGGAGGAAAGCTCTAGTGAGGAATACATTGTAGTGTTCAGTCGGACAATCAACAGACTTATCCTAAATGAAGCAGAACTAATCCTGGCTCTTGCTCAGGAGTTTCAGATGAAAACCATTTCCGTCTCTCTGGAGGAGCATTCATTTTCTGACATTGTCCGGTTGATCAGCAACGCATCCATGCTGGTCAGTATGCACGGGGCCCAGTTAGTCATGTCGCTCTTCCTGCCAAGAGGGGCCACCGTGGTGGAGCTCTTCCCATATGCTATCAACCCCGAGCACTACACCCCTTACAAAACCCTGGCAACCCTTCCTGGCATGGACCTGCAGTACATTGCctggcagaacactgacagggAAGACACCGTAACCTACCCGGACAGACCTTGGGATCAGGGTGGGATTGCTCATCTGGACAAAGCTGAGCAGGAACGCATCATTAAGAGCACGGAGGTGCCACGGCACCTCTGCTGCCGCAACCCTGAATGGCTGTTCCGTGCCTACCAGGACACAAAGGTGAACATCCCATCTCTCATACACGTGATTAGGCAGACTGTGAAGTCTAAGCCAGGACCCAAGAAGCAAAAGTGGTCTGGTAGTCTCTACCCTGGCAAAGTGAGGGATGCCAAGTGTCAGGCCTCTGTCCAGGGCACGAGTGAAGCTAAACTTGCTGTGTCCTGGCAGATCCCCTGGAATCTGAGGTATGTCAAGGTCAGAGAAGTAAAATATGAAGTATGGATACAAGAGCAAGGGGAAAACACTTACATGCCTTATATATTGTCCCATCAGAATCACACCTTCTCAGAAAACATTAAACCCTTCACGATATACCTGGTGTGGATACGCTGTATCTTCAACAAAAATCTCCTGGGACCTTTTGCAGATGTGCTCTTGTGTAGTACATAACCTGCTGCACTGCCTGTACAGCTCTAACCTGCTCTCCACTCCATCTGTGGTTTATAACTTCTTGTCTTGTAGTTTGTAGAGGGCTGAAGAGGACTAGACTGTACCAGTGCCTAAGTGTCCATTTTATTGCACTCCACATGTATTCTTTCAATGGTATTTATTTCCAGTGAgtgtttgggaaagaaaaaaaaaataaataaacctctTTGTTCTTCAGAGTAACTGCCACAGGTTAAATTACATGTTGAATACATGTAATTAAAAACAGAATGGAAGTGAATTGTGTGTACCTTGGTCGTGATTTAAATTTGTTCCTATTGTGTGGTGACTATTTAAGCACAGCGTTAAAGTGCAGTTGTTAATTCCATGGCTAAGTGGGCAATTCTCATCAGCTTTTTCATTGTAAGTTATATTTTTCAATAACTCTTGACTGTAACTTTGAGTTCAAGATTTTGTATGAGAGCTTTCATTAAACTGCTGTAAACCTCCTCAAtacttttttgcattttattatttgcCAAAAGCATTACTGTGATAGATTTGTCCATTGCTGTGATAAAAAGTGTATCCGTAGCTtcctatatttatattttgactGAAGAGAACAATTACAGACTATAACTTCAtgtttaaaatcagattttactGCACCCCTATTGCAAAAGGTTGTAGTAACAGATAAGAGGTAGAAGGTATGgagaagataaaataatttactgtgTTTTAggagttttcattttgtgaatTTTGTACAAGTGTGCAAGAAAGGAGTGGGGTAATTTGGGAGAGCTGATGGGGAAGAGATTGCATTTACAGCAATCTGctcaagaaaatacttttttgtgtgtgtctgatCAGAATAATCAGTTGTTAATAGCTACTAATAGGTATATGTTTGCTAGGGAATAGGCAGGTGGTGGCAAAGGGAAGCTTTCTGTGCATAGATGTTCCTGGACGTTGGTGGAAGGAAACAGAGTCAGGCAGGAAACGGGTAGGTGTGCCAGGGCATTGGGCTGGCCAGAGCACATGGCAGGGATCAGGCTGATGACACTCACACCTCTGTTACTCC encodes:
- the POMGNT2 gene encoding protein O-linked-mannose beta-1,4-N-acetylglucosaminyltransferase 2, which codes for MNIAAVFNALLVSILAAVLWKYIKLCDHAAMVEEELVLMRQSQELSEAQIDYHAALQALVENGTRMVCTGRMHTDRICRFESLCYSTEAEEFVYFHSNSSVMLPNLGSRRFQPALLDLSSVEDHNTQYFNFVELPAAALKFMPKPVFVPDVALIANRFNPDNLMHVFHDDLLPIYYTMQQFSDLDMEARLFFMEGWSEGVHFDLYKLLSNKQPLLREELKTLGRLLCFTKSYVGLSKITTWYQYGFVQPQGPKANILVSGNEIRQFTKFVMQKLNISLEESSSEEYIVVFSRTINRLILNEAELILALAQEFQMKTISVSLEEHSFSDIVRLISNASMLVSMHGAQLVMSLFLPRGATVVELFPYAINPEHYTPYKTLATLPGMDLQYIAWQNTDREDTVTYPDRPWDQGGIAHLDKAEQERIIKSTEVPRHLCCRNPEWLFRAYQDTKVNIPSLIHVIRQTVKSKPGPKKQKWSGSLYPGKVRDAKCQASVQGTSEAKLAVSWQIPWNLRYVKVREVKYEVWIQEQGENTYMPYILSHQNHTFSENIKPFTIYLVWIRCIFNKNLLGPFADVLLCST